The following are from one region of the Entelurus aequoreus isolate RoL-2023_Sb linkage group LG17, RoL_Eaeq_v1.1, whole genome shotgun sequence genome:
- the LOC133632368 gene encoding gastrula zinc finger protein XlCGF57.1-like isoform X2, whose protein sequence is MDDYCYAKMATSAKREHERESAPPTENNLKSEDEDVQQLIGNPEEVSPQLGGSSTLKQETPQPPCIKKEEEELCITQEGECLLGREEADHTKFPLSILSVKTEDDEEKPQVDNLLAPLSDSEAEDEVEEPLSSDTDCEGDMRTHTDNKHSECSSTKRGKTCLSCSVCAESFTKNCHLTQHMRRHTGEKSFSCSVCGVSFSQNSHLTRHMRTHTGEKPFNCSVCGVSFSQNSHLTAHMRTHTGEKPFNCSVCGKSFSVKRNLTEHMRRHTGEKTFSCSVCGKSFCGKSNLTQHMTTHTGEKTFSCSVCGKSFCGKSNLTQHMTTHTGEKTFSCSVCGKSFSKNSKLTQHMRTHTGEKTFNCSVCGVSFSQNSHLTRHMRTHTGEKPFHCSFCSNSYSVKRNLIEHMTTHTGEKTCNCSVCGKSFSVKRNLTEHMRRHTGEKTFSCSVCGKSFFGKCNLTQHMKTHTGEKTFSCLVCGKSFSVKRNFTEHMRTHTGDKTCTCTVCGKSFSVKRNLTEHMRTHTGEKPFSCSVCGKSFSVKSTLLEHMRTHTGEKPYKCSICGKSFPYNSSLCRHMRTHPGEKNI, encoded by the coding sequence acgtccagcagctgatcggcaatccagaagaagtttcccctcagttaggggggagctccactttgaagcaggagactccacaaccaccctgcattaaaaaggaagaggaggaactctgcatcactcaggagggagagtgtcttctaggacgagaggaagctgatcacaccaagtttccactgagtattctctctgtgaagactgaagatgatgaagagaaaccacaagtagacaacctcttagctccactatcagatagtgaggctgaagacgaggttgaagaacctttgagcagcgatacagactgtgaaggtgatatgaggactcacactgacaacaaacactctgagtGCTCTTCAacgaagagaggtaaaacatgtttgagctgctcagtttgtgctgaaagttttactaaaaattgccatttgactcaacacatgagaagacacacaggtgaaaaatcatttagttgttcagtttgtggcgtaAGCTTTTCacaaaatagccatttgactcgacacatgagaacacacacaggagaaaaaccatttaattgttcagtttgtggcgtgagcttttctcaaaatagccatttgactgcacacatgagaacacacacaggagaaaaaccatttaactgttcagtttgtggcaaaagcttttctgttaagaggaatttgactgaacacatgagaagacacacaggagaaaaaacatttagttgttcagtttgtggcaaaagttttTGTGGTAAgagcaatttgactcaacacatgacaacacacacaggagaaaaaacatttagttgttcagtttgtggcaaaagttttTGTGGTAAgagcaatttgactcaacacatgacaacacacacaggagaaaaaacatttagttgttcagtttgtgggaaaagcttttctaaaaatagcaaattgactcaacacatgagaacacacacaggagaaaaaacatttaattgttcagtttgtggcgtaagcttttctcaaaatagccatttgactcgacacatgagaacacacacaggagaaaaaccatttcatTGTTCCTTTTGTAGCAATAGCTATTCAGTTAAGAGGAATTTGATtgaacacatgacaacacacacaggagaaaaaacatgtaattgttcagtttgtggcaaaagcttctctgttaagaggaatttgactgaacacatgagaagacacacaggagaaaaaacatttagttgttcgGTTTGTGGCAAAAGTTTTTTTGGTAAgtgcaatttgactcaacacatgaaaacacacacaggagaaaaaacatttagttgtttagtttgtggcaaaagcttttctgttaagaggaATTTTaccgaacacatgagaacacacacaggagacaaaACATGTACTTGTACGGTTTGTGggaaaagcttttctgttaagaggaatttgactgaacacatgagaacacacacaggtgaaaaaccatttagttgttcagtttgtggcaaaagcttttctgttaagagcaCTTTGcttgaacacatgagaacgcacacaggtgaaaaaccatataagtgttccatttgtggcaaaagctttccaTATAATAGCTCTTtgtgtcgacacatgagaacacaccctggagaaaaaaacatttag